The Atribacterota bacterium genome has a window encoding:
- a CDS encoding uroporphyrinogen decarboxylase family protein, protein MKPYSSRELVLQLFAGKKINLVPNFDLLRNRQAVEFYAGKPLTGQKEDWTVVGAACQRVLDMTRTLRVPTLQPYQREENGFTILYTDWTSWILRKPFSDYRSFINWVKEDVTQVGNETVSEELIENTKKDWEWKRSLLGDTVLLWHEPEGWFYTLYNKAGLENFIYLSYDDPLLFSEWIEVHFQHKLRMVKALADPSTTPIAFIGEDIAHKTGLIFSPHLLEKEFFPRLKTLCEVLHQRGVKVIFHSDGNLWEVLDMLMACEIDALNPLEPEAGMDLEKVRLACPDKVILIGNLDCSYLLPFGEKRDIEREIKRIVGVARESGRVIFASSSELHDGIPLEKIQFMFETFQKHRLIP, encoded by the coding sequence ATGAAGCCCTACTCGTCACGAGAACTGGTTCTCCAGCTCTTTGCCGGTAAAAAAATCAACCTGGTTCCAAATTTTGACCTCCTTCGGAACCGCCAAGCGGTGGAGTTCTACGCGGGAAAACCCCTTACCGGACAAAAAGAAGACTGGACTGTGGTCGGAGCCGCTTGCCAAAGAGTACTGGATATGACCCGAACCCTGCGCGTACCCACTTTGCAACCCTACCAACGTGAGGAAAATGGATTTACCATCCTTTACACCGACTGGACAAGCTGGATTCTCAGGAAACCTTTTTCGGATTACCGTTCATTCATCAACTGGGTCAAGGAAGACGTGACACAGGTGGGCAATGAAACCGTTTCCGAAGAGCTGATTGAGAACACCAAAAAAGACTGGGAATGGAAACGGTCACTTTTGGGGGATACGGTGCTTCTGTGGCATGAACCCGAAGGGTGGTTCTACACCCTGTACAATAAAGCTGGCTTAGAAAACTTCATCTACCTAAGCTATGATGATCCCCTGCTCTTTTCGGAATGGATTGAAGTGCATTTCCAACATAAACTCCGCATGGTAAAAGCCCTGGCCGACCCCAGCACCACGCCCATTGCTTTCATCGGTGAAGACATTGCCCACAAGACCGGTTTGATTTTCTCTCCTCACCTTCTGGAAAAGGAGTTCTTTCCCAGATTGAAAACCCTCTGTGAGGTCCTCCACCAAAGGGGGGTGAAGGTGATTTTTCATTCTGATGGAAACCTCTGGGAGGTGCTTGACATGCTTATGGCATGCGAAATTGACGCCCTCAACCCCCTGGAACCCGAAGCAGGCATGGACCTCGAAAAAGTCCGACTGGCATGTCCGGACAAGGTCATTTTAATCGGTAACCTCGACTGTAGTTACCTCTTACCCTTCGGCGAAAAACGGGATATCGAAAGGGAAATCAAGCGAATCGTCGGTGTAGCCCGGGAGAGCGGGAGGGTCATTTTCGCTTCGAGTAGCGAACTCCATGATGGCATTCCCTTGGAAAAGATTCAGTTCATGTTCGAGACCTTTCAAAAACATCGACTCATTCCCTGA
- a CDS encoding uroporphyrinogen decarboxylase family protein has protein sequence MQSRERVKLALEHQEPDRVPLDFEARQEVTRGLCALLGLPDEETLLSFFGIDIRRASLEPGEEFRKQGAFFHPRRKWVIQIAPEGVFQDEFGIQYRTDEEDRYFGFVSAPLAQDEALEHYHFPDPGEECRYESIKSVLVKHKDHFFIEADATLTLFEQAWQMSGFEHFMYNMRYNPTWVEKLLDQILAFRMVQCGQYAKLGVDIICLGDDFGMQDRMMVHPDLWRRFFKPRMKTLIQSYKTIKPDVYTRYHSDGFIIPIIPDLIEIGIDILNPIQPESMDLKEIKNNFGTHLTLHGTISVQSLLPFATEEEIQREVTRIIEICAPGGGYILAPTHAIQMDTPLGNVIQTYDTAKHWRYSQSHHGESGREKRS, from the coding sequence ATGCAAAGTCGAGAACGAGTGAAACTGGCCTTAGAGCACCAGGAACCTGATCGAGTGCCGCTCGATTTTGAAGCGCGCCAAGAGGTAACCCGTGGTCTTTGTGCCCTTCTCGGTTTACCCGATGAGGAAACCTTGCTCTCCTTTTTCGGGATTGACATCCGGAGGGCATCCTTAGAACCGGGGGAAGAATTTCGCAAACAGGGAGCTTTCTTCCATCCCCGACGGAAATGGGTAATTCAGATTGCCCCAGAGGGCGTTTTTCAAGATGAGTTTGGTATCCAGTACCGCACCGATGAAGAGGACCGATATTTTGGATTTGTCAGTGCACCTCTCGCTCAGGACGAAGCGCTTGAACACTACCACTTTCCCGACCCGGGGGAAGAATGCCGTTACGAAAGCATCAAGAGCGTTCTGGTAAAACACAAAGACCACTTTTTCATCGAAGCCGACGCAACCTTAACCCTTTTCGAACAAGCCTGGCAGATGAGCGGTTTTGAACACTTCATGTACAACATGCGCTATAACCCCACATGGGTGGAAAAACTCTTAGACCAGATTTTGGCGTTTCGCATGGTCCAGTGCGGGCAGTACGCCAAACTCGGCGTGGACATCATTTGCCTCGGTGATGACTTTGGCATGCAAGACCGGATGATGGTCCATCCTGATCTCTGGAGGCGGTTCTTTAAACCACGCATGAAAACCTTAATCCAAAGCTATAAAACGATTAAACCAGATGTCTACACCCGTTACCACAGCGATGGGTTCATCATACCCATCATTCCAGACCTCATTGAAATCGGCATCGATATTTTAAACCCTATCCAGCCAGAATCGATGGACCTCAAAGAAATTAAGAACAATTTCGGTACCCACCTTACCCTGCACGGCACCATTTCGGTCCAGAGCCTGCTTCCCTTCGCTACCGAAGAAGAAATTCAGAGGGAAGTGACGCGAATCATCGAAATCTGTGCTCCAGGGGGTGGTTATATCTTAGCCCCCACCCATGCCATCCAAATGGACACCCCCTTAGGCAACGTGATTCAAACGTACGACACAGCCAAACACTGGCGGTATTCCCAATCCCATCATGGTGAATCCG